The proteins below are encoded in one region of Pectinophora gossypiella chromosome 26, ilPecGoss1.1, whole genome shotgun sequence:
- the LOC126378477 gene encoding aldo-keto reductase AKR2E4-like isoform X4: MASSVEVPKLKLNDGREMPAIALGTYLGFDANGVVEPTKDLRDTLSRSIDIGWRHFDTASVYKTEKTIGEAISMKIQDGTVQRSDVFVTTKLWNTHHKREKVMTAIRESLEALGLNYIDLYLMHWPIGLNEDYTHSDVDFMETWRGMEDAQNLGLVKSIGVSNFNKEQLQRIIREGTVKPAALQIEVHPQIIQADLVDFARSEGIVVMGYSPFGSLVMRYGQQFPGPKMDDPDLTKMAQKYGKTTPQIVLRWLVDRNIVPVPKTTKVNRLEENINIFDFKLEKEEIDKINSFDSHTRYTFPSFWQNHPHYPFEQVDNPIADPFKKPVEIL; encoded by the exons ATGGCGAGTAGCGTGGAAGTCCCGAAGTTGAAACTGAATGACGGCAGGGAAATGCCTGCCATCGCTTTGGGAACATATTTAGGATTTGATGCG aaTGGTGTAGTTGAACCGACCAAAGACCTGCGCGATACTCTGTCTCGGTCTATCGACATCGGCTGGCGTCACTTCGACACCGCCTCCGTTTATAAGACAGAGAAAACTATAGGGGAGGCTATCAGTATGAAGATACAGGACGGAACTGTACAGAGGAGCGACGTGTTCGTTACTACTAAG CTCTGGAACACTCACCACAAACGGGAGAAGGTGATGACAGCCATCAGGGAGTCTTTGGAAGCACTTGGACTAAACTACATTGACTTATACTTGATGCATTGGCCCATTGGTTTGAAC GAAGACTACACGCATTCAGATGTAGATTTCATGGAGACGTGGCGCGGTATGGAGGACGCCCAGAACCTGGGTCTGGTCAAGTCCATAGGAGTGTCCAACTTCAACAAGGAGCAGCTACAGAGGATCATCAGGGAAGGAACCGTGAAGCCGGCTGCTTTGCAGATTGAG GTCCATCCACAGATCATACAGGCTGACCTGGTTGACTTCGCAAGATCCGAGGGCATCGTTGTAATGGGATACAGTCCTTTCGGGTCCCTGGTGATGAGATATGGCCAGCAGTTCcccggccccaaaatggatgaCCCCGACCTCACCAAGATGGCCCAGAAGTATGGAAAGACTACGCCTCAAATTGTGCTCAGGTGGTTG GTGGATAGAAACATTGTGCCAGTCCCCAAGACAACCAAAGTGAACCGCTTGGAAGAAAACATCAACATCTTCGATTTTAAATTGGAAAAAGAAGAAATTGATAAGATCAACTCTTTTGACAGCCACACAAGATACACTTTTCCATCATTCTGGCAGAACCATCCTCATTACCCCTTCGAGCAGGTCGATAATCCAATTGCTGATCCCTTCAAAAAAC